The DNA region GATTTTGAAGCAGCCTCTCATTGGCTGACCATGGCTCGCGAGAATGGAGTTGCCGCTGCGCAAGAGTTCTTCAAACCGCTCCaggacgccatcgtcgtGGCCAAAGGAATCAGAGACCGCGACACATCGGCCTCTTGGCAGCGGAACAAGGCCAGCTCTTCGCAGTCCGAGAGACTAGCAGTCACCAACAAAACCGCGGCAACCCTGGAGAGCATTGCTTCAGACGTTAATGTTCCAAACGACAGAGCAAGTCGTAGTGTCAGCATCGACCATGGACTTGAATCCAAGGTCCCTGGGACTGCTGAGTGGTTACGCCCAACAGACGACCGAACTATCGACCCGAAACACAAGTCTATGGCATCGCTTCAGAGATACCTCCAAGACAGCGGAATCAATGAAGACCTAACGCAATCGGTTCCAACATCGATGACTAGCGCTTTACAGGAGGCCATCAAAACCGATTCAGTTGACCAGCTCAAAGTTATCATCGCCAATGACCCAAATTCGATCAGCAGCGTCGACGAGTCAGGCAACACACCGCTCTTACTTGCCGCTCATCACGGCCAACTCGAGGTCTTCAGATACTTGCTCGGCCGAGAAAACCCGAGGGCATCCGTTTACAACAAGTCTGGCCAGACCGCGCTGCATCTCCTCACCATGTTTGACGACAAGCACGTTAATGAGTTCGTCGTGCTCCTTATCAAAAGTGGCGCTGATATCCTTCACGAAGCTCTTCCTGTAAGCAAGGATGAAGAGACGCTTGTTTTCTCCCTCGGGCTACGATGTTGCCCTATGCTCAACTCAATCCTGCACAATAGGACCGCCCTCCTCGAAAGCCTCCTGGAGGCTGCCCATGGCGATCCGTCGGGCTCCGTCTGTCAAATTTGCGAGGCTGGTTCCCGATTCAGGCGTATTTTGGCCGTTTGTCTATCATTGTTCCGAATTGACGCTTTGGAAATCCTGCGAAATCACCTGAAAACACACGGGGAGTTTCAGACGatcgacctcgccaacgtACAAGTCTGGACGGGCCAGAATCTATTGCGACTTTCTCAAGTCCCTTTCAAAAGCGTCGCAGTATCAACAATGGATATTCCAGAGGATTTCTTTCGCGCTATGATTTACGGAGGCAGTTATAGCGACGTCCTTGAACGGACAATCGACTTTGTCACCACCGTCGAGGACCCTAGGTTTGTTTCGCGCTCATCACTTGAGATGGACACTCTGACGGCTGCCATTGCTGGAGACAGCTTGGATGCCGTCAATTCCATGCTGTATAGAGCTACGGCGAAACAACAAGACCTTCCATTTTGGCTTTTGTCACCGATCAAGAGGCCTCATGTCGGGGTCGGATCTATTTTCAGACGCCCTCAATTCGGGCCCACCAGACCCGCCTTTTCCGGAAGCCCTGACCTCCTCATGGAGTCCATAACTTCTGGACTGCGACACATCTTTGACCGATTACTCTGCGACCATGTTCCGCTGCTCCGAGACAAATTCCAGTTTCCGTGCCAAAAAGAAGAGCCATGCCGCGACTATCCTCGCTGGTGGCTGAAAAACTATCGGCTGCTCCAAGGCCGGGATATGTATACAGCGCGTCCCGAAGGTCACACTCACAGCTGCTCTATCGTAGAAGAATTACTCAGCTGTGCCATCCACGCACGACACCAGGATTCATACTTTTTGTGAGCACACCTCTCGTATTTCTTACGTCTTGGGACAGATATCAAGTGATCGACATATGGGTCTAATCGAAACCTAGGTCAAAGATTGTCGACAAAGTCGAGAACCAAGAGCTCTTCAATGCTCCTGGATGTCTCCTCAATGCCGTACAAACTCTAAACTTGAACGCGGCCAGCATCCTTCTGAGCAAGAATCCAGACCTTTTGATGAGCAAATTGATGATGCCATCCGACCCCGTGTTAACGGGTTTCCGCTCGTTAACATACTGGGAAGGCTTTGAACGGCTAGAACTAGACCGTCGCAAGGGAACAGTTCTTAAAGTAATCTTGAGATCCGGCTCATATGAGCAATGTCGGTTTGTATTGAAGCACCTGTGCTCCCGGAGGTCAGCCGGACTAAGATATCCGGTGAGCCCAGGGTGGAGATGGCTTCAGCCAAAGCGGCAGTTCCGGCGACAGAAAGACAAGAGCATACTCGATACTGCGGAAGAAAGCGTACCTGAATGGCAGAGGTGCCCCTTACATGCAGAGGAGTACGAATCGTTGCTCGTAGGCAACATCTTACGGAATAGCGTGGAGAGAAAGGCTTTGTGGGACGTCATCGAAGTGCAAGTTGCAAACGGTCACTCTGTTTCTGGAACTTACCTAAGGTTGGCGATCAATTGCTCCAACACAGAGGCGCTCCTCGAACTCCTCAACAGAGGCTGGCGAGTCAACGGGACATGGAAAGATTGCCTTCACACCCCTCTGCAAGGAGCCTTGGAGCATTCCAAATGGTGGTTTGGCGGCCATGAGACGTTATTGCGTCATTACGAACTGAACATGTTGGAACAAGAGGCTTTGATAAAGCTGCACAACGTGGACGGGCAACCAGAGCTTCACGACCCTAATCTCCAAACTCACAGGGAAATCTATGGCGAATACAGCAAGATTCGCCATTCTTTGCTGTGCGCACTGTACGAACGCAAGCTGGATGAAGCCGCCATAATCCTTCGTGCTCGTGGGGGCCGCGTCTCGCCATTCTCAAGCATCACCACCACTGGACCTACAGCCAGCAAGACAGCGCGAGCCTGGGGAGCAGTGCTGCATGCTCTGCTATATGCAGTAATACTGCCTGTAGCTGTTTTCTACGGTACGCAGAACGTATGGCACCATATGTCCACAGGACAGAAGTGGGGGTTCGTATACCTCTGGGCTCTCTTGTCGTATGCTTTCCCCCATTTTTGGCTTGTCGCCAAGGGTGCGAGAGAGTTTTCGGGGTTTAAAGGTCAAGCGATCTGGTACTTTGCATGTTTTACTTGCTTTCTGTTTCACCATATCGGCCTTCCTGTTCTCGTCGTGAGATTCCACTGGAGTCCGCTTCAATCCTGTCAGTATCGTGTAGAAGCTGGGGAATTAGGGTCGAGCTGTACTAACTACACTTTCCTGTTACCACTCGTTTTTATAGGGGTTGAGCTTGTGTTGGTGATTCTTTTGTTTATAGGAAACAAAGACTAGGTGTGCTCCTCAATAGAAGATTGATAGTTTTGCTTCATTCCATCCCTAATATAGCCTACGGAAACGACGACCAGTCAACTATGTTTGCGTAACCAAGAAAAGCTATTTAAATAAGCTGGATATAACGTCTACAGATACCAACAGACAGTACATAAACTGTTCATAAACAGTAGATCAGTTTATGATTTCGCTGTGGCGACGCTTTCAACTGCTCACACAGGCAGTACTGTAAAGTCATTGTAACTTTGGTTTCTTGCCGTTATTTACCTGTTTTACCCTCTTGGTTGTACTAGTTAACCCTAGGCTATGCGAATTCCTGTACTTTTCAGCTTGCCAACTCAGCCTCTCTCAGTCTCGTCGATTCTCGAAACATGTATCTTCAGCTGGAAACTGGCAGCTGTTCTCATATACTCACACTTCTGTGTTACGCCAGGGGAATAATAACCGTCTGCTTAAGGAAAGTTCTGGGCAGTCGGATAAGAAGCTTGCCAGTCGGCCGCCCGTTTGACCCTCTCAACAAACTCTCCCAAGGCGGGGAAACGGCGACGTCTCTCCCCGCAACCCACACACGGTTGCAACGTGGGCCGCTGTTGGCTTCACACCATTGGATCATGGCTGCCGGTTGCTCCGGAGAGACAACCGTTgccccggcggccggggcccGAGGAGTCCCGGCGGATCGGCACACGATGGGGACCAGCCGACGTTGTGATGTTCGCTGTTCCCTACCGCGGACAGACAGGGGGGGTATGCTGCGGGGATGAGAGTTTGATTGCAGCGGCTGAGATCAACATGTCGTGTCCACGCCCGGATAGGTGAGGCCATGTGCTTTTGCTTCGGAACATTGTGACCTACTTATAAAAGATGGGCAATCTGGATGAGGCGACCGCGAGATAAGAAGCAATCTCGGGAGACGAGCCCGGTCGGGAAGACGGACGGAGGGAGTGGACGAACATGTGATCGGCCAGAGATCTGGCTGTGTTGTTGACGTTGATCCGGGGGAACGCGACTTTGCTTGCGTGGCGCAACAAGAATGTGTAGTTTGATCACTGCTATGCTAAAAATAGACACAAACTCGACCGACTTCCAATCGTCCGAGAAGCCGCCCCGGAGCCTATCGACAACTCACCGAGACAATAGGATAGACGACGGCGGTACGATAACCGTAGGTCGGCCGGCAGTGGCTTCTAGACATGCATACACACCGTCGTAGGAGCAATAACTCAGATATGGTACTCCGTAGTCGTAGCTAGTGTGGGCTAACCCGGCCGACGCCATAATGGCACAGCAGTCGTAGCCGGCACAAACCAGCGAACGGACAGACCGCTAGGCTTTCCCCCTGAAAATGTCGTCTTGACTCAGGGGTGGGCGGTCGACCGGGCGAATAGCGCACTTAACGCCGTTCGTTTGGCAGGCAGAAGACAAAAAAAAATCAAAGTGAGCGAATTattcggcggcggtgctaGCGAGAAAGTGGACAAAAAGgaaataaaaataaaaaagtCAATATCCTTGGCGTGTGGTTCGTCTGTAGAAGACTTGGTACTCCGCCTTGGCGGTGTGCTGACAGGCTTTCGGAGGTCGGATTCGGGGCCCACGGCCGGCGAGGGGGATGGATGCTGCTGGGGGGTCCAGGCAGATATGACGAGGGTGTGTTTGACACGTTTAGCGCACACTCGTCTTGTTGAGAGAGAGTCTTGACGAGGGGGCGGGGAGAGCAAGCCGAGGGAACATCATCTTAGGGAGCCGAGGGAATGTCGCTTTCTGCCCTGCCACGCACGCATTTTGCTTTTCCCTTTGGTCATTATTCGTCACGGTCATCATTGCAGTGCTTTAAGCTGGGCTGCGGACGGGGCCGGGCGCCcggggggggaagaagaagggggtTACACCGATGGAGGAGAACTCCACCGGGCGCCCACCTCGCGGCAAAGCCGGGAGGGCGAAGggcagagggaggagagggactCGAGGATGGAGGGAGCGTGAACTGACTGCGGAAGAGGCGAGGAGAAGTTGGAATCCAAACCgtgaagaaagagagagagagagcgcgcgCCGTTGGCACTTTGGTAGAATGATTAACAGATACTTGCCGCAAAGAGAGATACGGACGGATACGGTGCAACCATCACACAGCAGCACCGCCGCAGCGGGTGCCCGCCAAGCCCCGTGGCCATGTCTGTCTTCTTATCAGTCTGCATGCTCAGCGTCAGCAGGTTGACAGCCTCTGCAGAACGCAACAGGACCAATATCACCGAGCCACAAGCCGCCCGGCGGGGGGGGAAGTGAAAAGAAAGACAATGACGAGAAGAGAGATGGGTATCCGTATCCATGTGCTGGCCTGGCTTGACTGGACAAGAAACTGTGATCCAACACCCGGATCGGCGTTCGTGTCCGCGCGCCTTCAGAAACAGCCGAACATGCCAAGGGGGCGCGCATCCACGCCCCAGACATGGCACGACGGGGCTTGCGCCTATGACGAACGAGGGACTTTGGCTCTAGTGACGATTCCTGTCTTGGGTCCCAGCCTCCCGCGGCGCCACAAAAGGGACAGGCCAAGGCACACGTTTGACGCCAAGGGCTGCCCATTAACCGGTGGGAGAagaaaggggagagagagagatagggAGAGAGAATGAAGATTGCAACTGAGCTTGATGGACAACCAGGGCTCGCTCACCAACCAATTCCAGGGAGATTTCCCTAGAGAAAACGGGAGTGCGCCCCTGACTGAAACTGGTGTGAGCTGCTTATGTGGAGAATCGAGGTGCCAATTCCAGTCCGAATGAGGCTTTTCACTACACCTTATCTGCACATAGGAGGAACATCAAGGTTTATGAATTTTTTTTTCAATGTATTCGATATAGCGAGATGAAGAATATGAATGATGCTGTGTGAAACCCCGTTTCCTTATGGCCCGTTTCCCAGCAGGGATTGAAATCTGTGTGTGGTTTCttgcgccgcctccctccgCCTGTAGTACGTTGTGCGTAATTCTATACTGATCTATGTGCAGTAGTTACAGGCATTACATTATCGTAACAGTCATCTTTTTGTACGTCtgtgatgtgtgtgtgtgtgtgtagtTATGTGTATGTTTGTGTGTATGAGTGTGTCTGCGAGTGTCGGCTGCGCGTGTATTTCAAAATCGCTACTGCGAGGGGAGAGCCCCCCTGAGCCTGTGTCTGCGCCTTGATATGCCGGAGTGATGGGAGGAGGAACGGAACGGATAACGAAATCCCCCAGATCTCCATTCCATGATTCGAGATGGAAAAAAACAATAGTAATGAAGCAAAACAATCTTTAATAGATGAATGAGAGCACAAAGACGAGGATGGTGTAGCCCGTGGTGACGGTCAGCTCGGTCTCGAACCAGGCGGCCTGGCCGCCAAAGGCGATCTTCTTGCTCTGCTTGGACGGGTGAGCGACAAAGGTCTTGGGGTCGCGGTCGAGCAGCTGCTCGCGCTCGGGCATGTTGGGCGGGTCGATGGCGTAGGCGATGGGGGTCCAGAGCGAGCTgcagatgaagatgaaggtCAGGGGCGGCCAGAAGGCGTGGGTGATGAGGCACATGAGGGTGTCGCGCAGGTCGTCGTTGACGTAGAAGCAGCGGTACGACGTCagcacgacgccgacgagggtCAGGTAGACGAAGGCGAGGTGGAAGATGGCCATGTAGTTGATGAGCACGCCCCAGAGGCGGCGGAGCATGCCCTTGCGCGTCTTGGGGTCGCGCTCGTTGAGGGCGGACCCGAGCGAGCCGGTGGGCTTGAAGGCCTGCGTCTGGCCGCCGAGCCAGGTCGGCAGGATGAAGGACCGGATGATGCAGAGGGCGATGTAGGGCGACATCCAGAGCTGGTAGCGCGACCCGCGCTGCCCGGTGTGGTAGCCCGCCGGGATGAAGAGGGCGAACTCGCAGAGGCggttggtgatggtggcggcGAAGCACGCGCGGATCAGCCAGCGGAGCTGCTCGTAGTTGGCGTAGGCCACCAGCGGCTTGCCcatgacgaggatgatggggaTGGCGAACATGGACAGAGTCAGGAGGATCGTGTACAGGGACAGCGTCGCGTACAGGAAGCCCGAGAAGCGCTGGGCCGTCGTCATCTGCTTGACCTTCTCGCCGTACAGGCAGAAGTTGAGCTTGAACGATGTGTCGACGGTGCCGATGGCCCAGCGGGTGCGCTGCTTGAGGTGGCCGCCGTAGTCCTCGGGGACGGTGCCGAACTGGAGGGGCTCGTGGATGTAGGCCGTCTTCCAGCCCTTGCCGAGCATCAGCGTCGACGTGGccacgtcctcggcgagggagcCGAGCGGGAAGTTGCcgatctcgtcgagggcctcgcggcGGACGCAGTAGCCGGAACCGGTGCACCaggcgacgccgagcgcgTCCTTGATGGGCTCGATGACGTggacgaagaagtcgagcGACTGCGCCAAGGGgtcggacggcggcgtgTTGTAGAACAGCTGCGGGGGGCACGCGAGGGCCACCTTGGGGTCGATGAGCATGTGAGGCAGGATGGCACGGAGCCAGTCGCGCTCGGGGATCTGCGGGGTGAGAGTTAGATTGATGTTGATTTACATGAGGCGGGAAAGTAAATGGTGTGTTATAAAAGAGGCTGAAAAGGGGGCGGAAGTTTATTCATGTCCTTCTTTGAAGatgaaagggggggggggagagagtgagagtggCATTGAATGGGATGGCGACATGTGTAAGTGAGTGTGATGGAGGGGGGATTAAAACATACCATATCAGCGTCGAGAGCAGCCATAAACTGGCCAGCACCGCCGGGCATCGTGTGGACGTAGTCGAGGGCGTAGTTGAGGTTACCGGCCTTGAAGTGGTGAGGCACGCCGGGATACTTGGGCCGGGCCAGGTAGAAGACGTTGGGGTAGGTCATggccagggcggcgatgccggcctcgagtCCGGAGgacttgccgtcgtcgcagaTGATGACGCGGAAGCGGTCCCGCGGGTAGTCGACGTCGCAGGCGGCGCGGGCCGTGTCGAGCACCaggtcgtcttcctcgccgcaGCACGTCAGCAGCACGTCGACGGTGGGCACCTCGTCGCCCATGAGCCTCAACTTGGGGCGCTGGCGCTTCTTCATCGACCACATGGTCCAGATGTTGTGCATGATGGACgggatggcgacggcgacctcgacggcgatgaagacCCAGGCCTGCGCGTAGATCTCCTTGGCCAGGTTCTGCGCCGAGATGACGCAGTAGATGCGGAGGCCCAGGTAGACGAGGTACATGCCCGTCGCGAGGATCGTCAGCAGCGGCACCAGCCGGAAGACGTGCCTCTTCCAGCCCTTCCAGATGTCCGAGTCGTCACGCTTGTGAAGCCGCGCGATCTGGTCGCTGCCCTCGACCCATTCCTTGGCGAGCACGGGAGAGGCCTGGCCGGGCAGGAGGTTCTGCAAGCTCTGATGGCTCTGGTTCTGTTTTTCATTGTCAGTGGGGCTTATTCGGCGGAAGGCTGTTGTCGTTATGAGGGAGATGacgcgaggaggaggagagacgGGAGTTGAGTGTTTTCTAACACACGTCGTTGCGTACGTACCATTGGGCTGTTGGGCGTGGAATCCGTCGACCACGGATGCCTCGGCGGAGGCAGATGGTCGCCGTCGAACGGCGTCTGCATGCCGCTCTTGAGCGTCGGCGTCGCTGCTCTCGAGTCGACGGGCGTGTCCATGCCAGAGATGGACGGGCCGATCGAAGGTGCGCCGGCCATGCCTATCGAGTGACGATTCGCCCAGCCGGGAGGGCCGTAGTCGTCCCCGGCGGAAACGGCGTGCGGCTGCTGgtactgctgctgttgctgctgctgatgaaactggtcctgctgctgctggtacGGCGAGTTCGCGTTGTTCGTCAGGGCGCGTCCGTAGGCCTCCTGGCCGGCGTAGCTGGGATCGGTCTCGTACGGGTTGTGGCCGTTGTGACTGTTGTCGTACGGGTTCTGCGAGTACTCCTGGTATTGTTCTTGGTACTGgttctgctgctggccgttCTGGTACGGCGGCTGATATTGGTGCTGGTGAGGGTGGTGATGGCCTTGAAGAACGTCGATTTCCACCATTTCCCCCTCAGGTTGACCCTGGCCCTGCTGGCCGCCGTGTCCCCTCATCATGGCTGCCGTGTTGCCCAACCGACGGTTGGAATGAACGAGTGAATAGCGTGTCTAGGGTGGACtcagtgtgtgtgttttgtgtgtgtgtgtgcgtgtctGCCGAGGACGCTCGAATGCGCGCCAGAGGCTGGTCACAGGTAAAACAGAAACGATGGTGGTGCCCGCGCGTCTCGGtctcccttctctctcttccttcttgttctctctctctctctctcccgccAAGTTCAGTTCAAAGACTGAAGGGTAGTTGTAAAAACGAATGTGGGTTGGGTGTGGTGGGTGATGTAAAGGGAAGAAAGTATTAGGTGTGTAAAGTtaaggaagaaaaaaaaggggaaTAACAGTCGACCCGCTTAGTACATGTAGATTGTGCTATGCGGTACATACAAGAGCTTCGACCCAAGATGTCATTGAGCAGCACAGCGGCAGCAAGAGAAAGCTTGCACAGGCGCACCAACACGGACGCTTTGcaagaggggaggggggggcgagaGGGGCCGGCTTGGTTGGACTGGCTTGACAgacaggaggaggagcaggatgCCAGTCGGGTCTGGGGGatagagagagggaagggggtgtACAAGAAGAGAGCCGAGCCAGCTGCTTTTCTCTACGTCGATAGGAGGGCCTGActtctcggccaagaagggcggcaaggcAAGTAAGTAGTCAATCTGGGGGGGAAAGGAGCAACAAGacacgccgacgaggtgtCTAGGTCCAGGAGCTTgcttggaggaggagggggacaGGACCTGCGGACGCCGGACAGGCCAACAGACACAGACAGCGGAAGCGCACATCAAGAACATGACTTGACGGGAACCCACTCGGACTCCGCTAAGCCTCACTGCCATGATTACGATCCGACATGAGCCTGACGTGATTAAAATTGGGAGGTCCAGGTTTGGATGGAGCCCACATCATCGGGCTTGTCCAGTCTGGGTGCATCTGTACCTGTGGTGTGGAACTGTTGATGGACTCGCCCCTTTGAATGCGGTCTGTGCCATCTCTGCCCCCCCTCTGGGGTCCCGAGATACGAGTGGCATTTTGTTCCCTAGAACATGCTAATGTTGCCTCCAATGACTTTCGGGTCGGAGTTGGCGCTTGTCTTGCTTTTCTTCTGGTTGTGAAGGCCTTTATGTGTGAAAGCCAGAAACCGGAGGGAGCTTGaatgactgactgactgactggccAAGTTGAACTCGA from Colletotrichum higginsianum IMI 349063 chromosome 4, whole genome shotgun sequence includes:
- a CDS encoding Glycosyltransferase family 2; the encoded protein is MMRGHGGQQGQGQPEGEMVEIDVLQGHHHPHQHQYQPPYQNGQQQNQYQEQYQEYSQNPYDNSHNGHNPYETDPSYAGQEAYGRALTNNANSPYQQQQDQFHQQQQQQQYQQPHAVSAGDDYGPPGWANRHSIGMAGAPSIGPSISGMDTPVDSRAATPTLKSGMQTPFDGDHLPPPRHPWSTDSTPNSPMNQSHQSLQNLLPGQASPVLAKEWVEGSDQIARLHKRDDSDIWKGWKRHVFRLVPLLTILATGMYLVYLGLRIYCVISAQNLAKEIYAQAWVFIAVEVAVAIPSIMHNIWTMWSMKKRQRPKLRLMGDEVPTVDVLLTCCGEEDDLVLDTARAACDVDYPRDRFRVIICDDGKSSGLEAGIAALAMTYPNVFYLARPKYPGVPHHFKAGNLNYALDYVHTMPGGAGQFMAALDADMIPERDWLRAILPHMLIDPKVALACPPQLFYNTPPSDPLAQSLDFFVHVIEPIKDALGVAWCTGSGYCVRREALDEIGNFPLGSLAEDVATSTLMLGKGWKTAYIHEPLQFGTVPEDYGGHLKQRTRWAIGTVDTSFKLNFCLYGEKVKQMTTAQRFSGFLYATLSLYTILLTLSMFAIPIILVMGKPLVAYANYEQLRWLIRACFAATITNRLCEFALFIPAGYHTGQRGSRYQLWMSPYIALCIIRSFILPTWLGGQTQAFKPTGSLGSALNERDPKTRKGMLRRLWGVLINYMAIFHLAFVYLTLVGVVLTSYRCFYVNDDLRDTLMCLITHAFWPPLTFIFICSSLWTPIAYAIDPPNMPEREQLLDRDPKTFVAHPSKQSKKIAFGGQAAWFETELTVTTGYTILVFVLSFIY